One Gimesia aquarii DNA segment encodes these proteins:
- a CDS encoding alpha/beta hydrolase, whose translation MMNLEKHTLTSSCGEYRRRVWYLPAEDPPVRIGIFLDGEYYINQMDAPAQLVALQREGLIPPIACLFVSYENGETRHYDFTCNDRYARFITEDLIEWIRSQNAGISKQDCLIGGLSLSGLQVAFTALTTPKVFSFTLCQSGSLWWNQEWLTSYLRSYSGNGDKFWISVGDQETDSGIVHPPTDLVQDVDQISAVRRFADALKAQGESVHYHLFAGGHDPKCWEAEFSDAMQWLLG comes from the coding sequence ATGATGAATTTAGAAAAACACACTCTGACTAGTTCTTGCGGTGAATACAGACGCCGAGTGTGGTACTTACCTGCCGAGGACCCACCTGTGAGAATCGGGATTTTTCTCGATGGTGAATATTACATCAATCAAATGGATGCCCCTGCGCAATTGGTCGCGTTACAACGCGAAGGACTGATTCCTCCGATCGCATGTCTGTTTGTTTCTTATGAAAATGGAGAAACGCGTCACTACGACTTTACCTGCAATGATCGTTATGCGCGTTTCATTACCGAAGACCTGATTGAGTGGATTCGAAGTCAGAATGCAGGAATTTCCAAGCAAGATTGCTTGATCGGTGGGCTGAGTTTGAGTGGACTTCAAGTGGCTTTTACTGCTCTAACTACACCTAAGGTCTTTTCATTCACACTTTGTCAGTCTGGATCTCTGTGGTGGAATCAGGAATGGCTCACGAGTTACTTACGAAGTTATTCTGGTAACGGAGATAAATTTTGGATTAGTGTGGGTGATCAGGAAACAGATTCGGGAATCGTTCATCCTCCGACTGACTTAGTACAAGATGTCGATCAGATATCGGCGGTCAGGCGATTTGCAGATGCACTAAAGGCGCAAGGAGAGAGTGTGCATTATCATCTCTTTGCAGGAGGGCACGATCCAAAGTGTTGGGAAGCCGAATTTTCTGATGCGATGCAATGGTTGTTAGGATGA
- a CDS encoding DUF4375 domain-containing protein, producing MTGEEVEKSIIEWLRQHYPEEPDWQNTNFHCFTDEPLELKMIPVFQAIEYNIDNGGWSQFLWNCYGTWPRMVEIAADGYELIGARPQREALELLREILAAHEVECASFMRKAAKERGSTIFAEFTKRSYAQPGNDWQDLFYYNSGINELRLAWLAQHATQVRILMSKKQTLRLWLKQIFSWSAN from the coding sequence ATGACGGGTGAGGAAGTTGAAAAATCCATCATTGAATGGTTACGCCAGCATTACCCTGAAGAACCGGACTGGCAAAATACGAACTTCCACTGTTTTACAGATGAACCACTCGAGCTAAAGATGATTCCGGTATTTCAAGCAATCGAATATAATATAGATAACGGTGGCTGGTCTCAATTTTTGTGGAATTGCTATGGGACATGGCCGCGAATGGTAGAGATTGCCGCGGATGGGTATGAATTAATCGGGGCACGGCCACAGCGGGAAGCGCTTGAATTGCTTCGCGAAATACTCGCAGCTCATGAAGTTGAATGTGCCAGTTTCATGCGGAAAGCTGCCAAAGAAAGAGGCTCTACAATCTTTGCTGAGTTCACAAAACGAAGTTATGCTCAACCGGGAAATGATTGGCAGGATCTCTTCTATTATAATTCTGGAATCAATGAATTACGCTTAGCGTGGTTGGCTCAACATGCGACTCAGGTTAGAATTCTCATGTCCAAAAAACAAACATTGAGGTTATGGCTTAAACAGATATTTTCCTGGTCAGCCAATTGA
- a CDS encoding ArsR/SmtB family transcription factor produces MPRSPTTTDAFNAIAEERRREIIHHLAGQERSVNDLVDSMGVAQPQVSKHLRVLREVGLVNVRQDGKHRWYSLNAKQLKPVFDWVQTFEQFWDHQLAGVKALAEAKAKAAKQEKS; encoded by the coding sequence ATGCCTAGATCACCAACAACAACCGACGCTTTTAATGCCATTGCGGAAGAACGCAGGCGCGAAATCATCCATCATCTGGCAGGTCAGGAGCGTTCTGTGAATGACCTGGTGGACTCGATGGGTGTGGCACAACCACAAGTATCGAAACATCTTCGCGTATTGCGGGAGGTGGGGCTCGTGAATGTGAGACAGGACGGAAAACACCGCTGGTACAGCCTCAACGCCAAACAACTCAAACCAGTTTTTGACTGGGTACAAACATTTGAACAATTCTGGGATCACCAGTTGGCTGGAGTCAAAGCACTTGCTGAGGCTAAGGCCAAAGCAGCGAAACAAGAGAAATCCTAG
- a CDS encoding cysteine hydrolase family protein → MSRALLVIDVQNEYFTGALPITHPAGHLEKILEAMDAAAGSVPTVVIQHYFPDSDKPFFQKGTPEWELHPEVASRSYDHLVQKTLPGSFTSTDLEEWLRDRGVDTITIAGYMTHMCCDTTARQAVHLGFTVEFLGDATGTLSLSNSAGEVTAEELHRSVLCAQQMMLSEVLDVQSWTERI, encoded by the coding sequence ATGAGCCGTGCGCTGTTAGTCATCGACGTGCAGAATGAGTATTTTACTGGAGCTTTGCCCATTACCCATCCCGCAGGGCATCTGGAAAAGATTTTGGAAGCGATGGATGCAGCGGCAGGTTCTGTACCAACCGTTGTGATACAACATTACTTTCCAGATTCAGATAAGCCGTTCTTTCAAAAAGGAACACCGGAATGGGAACTGCACCCTGAGGTAGCATCTCGTTCGTATGATCATCTCGTTCAGAAGACATTACCGGGAAGTTTTACAAGTACCGATTTAGAAGAATGGTTGCGTGATCGTGGTGTGGATACCATCACAATTGCAGGATACATGACGCACATGTGCTGTGACACAACAGCGCGACAGGCAGTACACCTAGGATTTACCGTTGAGTTTTTGGGTGATGCGACGGGGACACTCTCTCTCTCGAACTCTGCAGGAGAAGTGACGGCAGAAGAGTTGCATCGTTCGGTTCTTTGCGCACAGCAGATGATGTTGAGTGAAGTACTGGATGTGCAAAGCTGGACCGAGCGAATTTGA
- a CDS encoding DUF899 domain-containing protein has product MSSPAIISHDQWLEARRELLIKEKAVRHELDDLARQRRELPRVKVEEDYLFESESGQQTLSDLFGNNSQLIVYHFMYGPGWKAGCVSCSFLADHFDGINLHLAHHDVSLVAVARAPFAEFQDFKQRMGWAFPWVSSAGSNFNFDFGVSFTKEQIAEEAAFYNYEQTGKVAEEMPGLSVFVKEADGSIYHTYSTYTRGLDILLGAHNFLDLTPNGRNEKTTMDWVRHHDKYNTNNTAQ; this is encoded by the coding sequence ATGTCATCCCCTGCCATTATTTCTCACGATCAGTGGCTCGAAGCCCGTCGCGAATTACTCATCAAAGAAAAAGCTGTGAGGCACGAACTGGACGATCTGGCGCGCCAACGAAGAGAGTTACCACGTGTCAAAGTCGAAGAGGACTATCTGTTTGAATCAGAATCAGGTCAACAAACACTCTCAGATCTTTTTGGCAACAACAGTCAACTGATTGTTTATCATTTCATGTACGGCCCTGGCTGGAAGGCAGGGTGCGTCTCCTGTTCCTTTCTCGCTGATCATTTCGATGGGATCAATCTCCATCTGGCTCACCACGATGTTTCTCTGGTTGCCGTCGCGCGGGCACCTTTCGCCGAATTTCAGGATTTTAAACAGAGAATGGGTTGGGCTTTTCCCTGGGTCTCTTCAGCGGGCAGCAATTTCAACTTTGATTTTGGTGTCTCATTTACAAAAGAGCAAATCGCTGAAGAAGCAGCCTTTTACAACTATGAACAGACAGGGAAAGTCGCAGAGGAAATGCCCGGCTTGAGTGTCTTCGTCAAAGAAGCCGACGGCAGCATATATCACACCTATTCAACTTATACCCGCGGTCTTGACATTTTACTGGGAGCACACAATTTTCTTGACCTGACTCCCAACGGACGCAACGAGAAAACAACCATGGATTGGGTACGACATCACGATAAATATAATACCAACAATACCGCACAGTGA
- a CDS encoding HD domain-containing protein produces MDNSQLQDRLEFLRRAERLKDTLRSGHTTEGRTESVADHTWRLTLLVITFSDLLPNVDLLRLLKICVLHDLGEAINGDIPAPFQTGAAPKSDKERADFESLLSTLPAHLKSEFLSLWDEYENIESNEAQIAKALDKIETLIQHNQGRNPKGFDYAFNLDYGKQYTDAVPLASQLRALIDKDTAANAAHSQRGG; encoded by the coding sequence ATGGACAATTCACAACTTCAAGATCGCCTGGAGTTTCTTCGCCGCGCCGAGCGTTTGAAAGACACCCTTCGCAGTGGTCATACTACCGAAGGTAGAACCGAGAGTGTGGCTGACCACACATGGCGTTTAACGCTGTTAGTCATTACGTTTTCAGATTTATTACCAAATGTTGACTTGCTTCGACTTTTAAAGATTTGCGTTCTGCATGATTTGGGTGAGGCGATTAATGGTGACATACCTGCTCCCTTTCAAACAGGCGCAGCTCCCAAATCTGATAAGGAACGAGCCGACTTTGAATCTCTGCTGTCGACGTTGCCCGCACACCTGAAGTCTGAGTTCTTGTCTCTGTGGGACGAGTACGAAAACATTGAATCCAATGAAGCACAGATCGCCAAAGCACTCGATAAGATTGAAACCCTCATACAACACAATCAAGGTCGGAACCCTAAAGGTTTTGATTACGCGTTCAATTTGGATTACGGAAAACAATATACGGACGCCGTGCCGCTGGCCTCGCAGTTACGTGCTCTTATTGACAAAGACACAGCAGCTAATGCGGCACACTCTCAGCGCGGCGGTTAA
- a CDS encoding RDD family protein yields the protein MPEYQHDRSLGEGVYFTSDDYIGIMRRIIIFMVDVTVLILLQALITIVHDLLTGDYVSETPIWIWLFCVWGYLTVVRASRIRTVGYWVTNSKIVNLRGNKPSVFRMTYRLLLSTFMSFNYIYDLMWSAVDEDRQTLTDRFAGTCVVKKNSAPQGRSEIHLANYCALGFIYVYQRVTRPKQFDQKMSSKENESV from the coding sequence ATGCCCGAATATCAACATGATCGATCTTTGGGTGAAGGTGTCTACTTTACCTCCGATGATTATATTGGGATCATGCGCCGGATTATCATTTTTATGGTTGATGTAACTGTGTTAATTTTATTACAGGCATTGATCACGATAGTCCATGACTTGCTGACAGGTGACTATGTGAGTGAGACTCCCATTTGGATCTGGTTATTTTGTGTTTGGGGCTATCTGACTGTTGTCAGAGCTTCAAGAATTCGGACAGTTGGTTATTGGGTGACCAATTCGAAGATTGTCAATCTTAGAGGAAATAAGCCTTCTGTATTTCGAATGACATATCGTCTTTTACTCAGCACTTTTATGTCGTTTAATTACATCTACGATCTAATGTGGTCTGCTGTTGATGAAGATCGCCAGACGCTGACCGACCGTTTTGCAGGGACTTGTGTTGTTAAGAAAAACTCCGCGCCACAGGGACGCTCTGAAATTCATCTTGCCAATTATTGTGCTTTAGGCTTTATCTATGTTTATCAACGCGTGACACGACCAAAACAGTTCGATCAGAAAATGTCATCGAAAGAGAACGAGTCAGTTTAG
- a CDS encoding glycosyltransferase: MNILIITVGTQGDVQPYVALGKGLKAAGHSVTVCTCAYFESFVTAHGLDYAFMNDDLIKFMHSDDGKIAMENTGNLWEAIRTAIKIIPTVGPMQRRQIDDSWQATQAVQPDLILYHPKALCAPDFAERLGVLSIIGFYLPLFAVTGDFPAMGLPQWKLGRWYNRLTHGLINKATWWGMRKHISAWRKENDLPRKQGIDFLNQSDGQPAPALYAFSESVIPRPTDWPENARVSGYWFLDQIDDWKPPAELQEFLSNGEPPIYFGFGSIFGQDPLRLTKIIVEAVKATGVRAILARGWGGLDLDQIELPETIFKLDFAPHDWLFPQVAAVVHHGGCGTTAAGLRAGRPSILCPFFGDQPFWGSIIENLGVGPTPLPQKKLTVEKLSAAIRQVTTDTAMIEKADQIGQRIRSEDGVANAVKFIDQWLARDSELSLVDRKSDGLQ, translated from the coding sequence ATGAATATATTGATCATCACCGTCGGTACCCAGGGGGATGTGCAGCCTTATGTCGCCCTGGGTAAAGGGCTCAAGGCCGCCGGCCATTCTGTTACCGTTTGCACCTGTGCCTATTTTGAGTCCTTTGTCACTGCACATGGATTAGATTATGCGTTTATGAATGATGACCTGATTAAGTTCATGCATTCAGATGACGGTAAGATTGCGATGGAAAATACGGGGAACCTGTGGGAAGCAATTCGTACGGCGATCAAAATCATTCCCACCGTCGGCCCTATGCAGCGTCGCCAGATTGATGATTCCTGGCAAGCAACGCAAGCCGTTCAGCCTGATCTCATTCTCTATCATCCCAAAGCACTGTGTGCTCCCGATTTTGCTGAAAGATTGGGTGTGCTCAGTATCATTGGATTCTATTTGCCTCTGTTTGCTGTCACCGGCGACTTCCCCGCGATGGGATTGCCGCAGTGGAAGCTGGGGCGTTGGTATAACCGGTTGACGCATGGGTTGATTAACAAAGCAACCTGGTGGGGAATGAGAAAGCATATTTCGGCGTGGCGGAAAGAGAATGACTTGCCGCGCAAGCAGGGAATTGATTTTTTGAACCAGTCAGACGGTCAACCAGCACCCGCACTGTACGCGTTTAGCGAATCTGTGATTCCCCGACCGACAGACTGGCCTGAAAACGCAAGGGTGTCCGGATACTGGTTTCTGGACCAGATCGACGATTGGAAGCCTCCGGCTGAACTTCAGGAATTTTTATCCAACGGTGAGCCGCCGATCTACTTTGGATTTGGCAGTATCTTTGGGCAGGACCCTCTGCGTTTGACGAAAATAATTGTCGAAGCTGTGAAAGCAACGGGAGTCCGTGCGATTCTGGCCCGTGGCTGGGGGGGCCTTGATCTGGATCAAATCGAATTACCGGAGACCATTTTTAAGCTCGATTTTGCGCCGCACGACTGGTTGTTTCCTCAAGTGGCAGCCGTGGTGCATCATGGGGGATGTGGAACGACAGCCGCGGGTCTGCGTGCCGGGCGGCCTTCGATCCTTTGTCCTTTCTTTGGCGATCAACCTTTCTGGGGTAGCATTATCGAAAATCTGGGCGTGGGGCCGACTCCCCTGCCCCAAAAGAAACTGACGGTCGAAAAATTAAGCGCCGCGATTCGTCAAGTCACCACAGATACTGCCATGATTGAGAAAGCCGATCAAATCGGTCAGAGGATTCGAAGCGAAGATGGTGTTGCCAATGCCGTTAAATTCATTGACCAATGGTTAGCACGAGATTCTGAATTATCACTCGTTGATAGAAAATCAGATGGTTTACAATGA
- a CDS encoding SRPBCC family protein, which translates to MVTAADQNQTSLYIERTIEIAAPIQLAYESLLEQLGPASEMPDGTPLPMKLEAWPGGRWFRDLGEGAGHFWGTVQVIKPPTLIEINGPLFMSYPVMSHMQYRLIEKGEATTLQFLHQAIGNIDPSHAEHVTPGWEYQLGQIKQRAEQSA; encoded by the coding sequence ATGGTAACAGCAGCAGATCAAAATCAGACGTCGTTATATATCGAGCGCACTATCGAAATTGCCGCGCCGATTCAGCTGGCGTACGAATCGCTACTCGAACAATTGGGACCTGCTTCCGAAATGCCGGATGGAACTCCTTTGCCTATGAAACTGGAAGCGTGGCCCGGCGGTCGCTGGTTTCGCGATCTTGGAGAAGGGGCAGGGCATTTCTGGGGAACTGTCCAGGTCATCAAGCCACCCACTCTGATTGAAATCAACGGGCCGCTCTTCATGTCCTATCCGGTCATGTCACATATGCAATACCGACTCATCGAAAAGGGTGAAGCCACCACACTACAGTTCCTGCATCAGGCCATTGGAAATATTGATCCCTCACATGCGGAACATGTGACTCCTGGCTGGGAGTACCAGTTAGGTCAAATCAAACAACGTGCTGAACAATCAGCTTAA
- a CDS encoding TfoX/Sxy family protein, whose amino-acid sequence MRIEDEVPYSLEVKDFFSGAALYADGTICASWSPQGLAFKLPEQKAESLIAKGKAKPLKYFPKGHVKKGYALFEDPESRKAVTWKKYFLKAVQQVLVIQQVDGCI is encoded by the coding sequence TTGAGGATCGAAGACGAAGTTCCATATTCGTTAGAAGTCAAAGACTTCTTCAGTGGTGCTGCCCTGTATGCCGATGGAACGATTTGTGCTTCATGGTCGCCTCAGGGGCTGGCTTTTAAGTTACCGGAGCAAAAAGCAGAATCGCTGATTGCTAAAGGTAAGGCGAAGCCGCTCAAATATTTTCCAAAGGGCCATGTCAAAAAAGGGTATGCGCTGTTTGAAGATCCTGAGAGTCGAAAAGCAGTCACATGGAAAAAATACTTTCTGAAAGCAGTTCAGCAAGTATTGGTGATTCAGCAGGTTGATGGATGTATTTGA
- a CDS encoding DinB family protein has protein sequence MTTQQQTPSIVEHAAEQLPRSRNFLLGLLETLSDDQLHVRAGGAGNHALWVMGHVAYADDLFVSLFCNEPSCLPEGHTELFINGTTPSDNPADYPDREELLKRMETARTRLIKWAQSLEGDAIWQTSPEEIAQIAPDAITAVHTLAQHDFVHGGQIATIRATLGMEPVFA, from the coding sequence ATGACAACACAACAACAAACCCCATCAATTGTAGAACACGCTGCGGAACAACTGCCTCGCTCTCGTAATTTTTTACTTGGATTACTGGAAACGTTATCTGATGATCAATTACACGTGCGCGCTGGTGGAGCAGGGAACCATGCCCTGTGGGTGATGGGCCATGTCGCTTATGCGGACGACTTGTTCGTTTCGTTATTTTGCAATGAGCCCAGTTGTTTGCCGGAAGGACATACCGAGTTGTTTATCAACGGAACGACTCCCAGCGACAACCCTGCCGACTATCCCGACCGTGAAGAATTATTGAAACGGATGGAAACAGCCCGCACGAGGCTGATTAAGTGGGCTCAGAGTTTAGAAGGTGATGCCATTTGGCAGACATCCCCGGAAGAGATCGCGCAGATTGCCCCTGATGCGATCACTGCCGTACATACATTAGCACAACATGATTTTGTGCACGGCGGTCAAATCGCCACAATTCGAGCAACACTCGGCATGGAACCAGTCTTTGCTTAA
- a CDS encoding penicillin acylase family protein yields the protein MEQQTYSSIKNYFLGIASFLFYFISPLISEAVENQSTEVKAKQNASVLLTQSLDRAKQLAQKTTIYRDTYGVPHVTGPTDASVVFGFTYARAEDEFQKIQKSLLSGMGRSAELIGPGGFPMDRLMRINEVPKHAKAEFAATDDDFKTILIAYADALNYYVANHPEEQPVLIRRFEPWHLLAASRTMNLALLTKSPEYRHLLKVMKQQADSKKNKTKLPEPKPKEEQDGSNMWAIGPSRSATGNAMLLINPHIPLNEVYEGHLNSETGLNISGGFAYGSFLFPFAGHNEKLGWSLTVNYPDIVDVYVESFNHPYDPLKYRFNDQWLTAETWKETIKIKQTNGKLIEQEITCLKTHHGPVLILFNKKGYAIRTAMIREGGMPQQFYQMAKAKNRNEFQAAVSKRALVFHNIMYADVEGNTWYVYNSATPRRDPTIDWTKPVPGNTSATEWAGYHTLHELPQVLNPACGWMQNCNSSPFTTCTMKESPQRKKYPRYLGHRDQDNNRVKISKKILSGNDKFTFNTWSDAAWDTHVNEANTWISGMSKALSSIESETTNQRHARLAESVKPLVNELKSWDQQCKQDSVASTLFHLWYEKMGRRIQQVKPNDIETLELLSVVKQDLENRFGDWRIEYGEVFRHQRPGRAGQLAGDKGKSFPLAGGHPRVGMVFTHLSREVPGSKKRYGFHGHSYVSVIEFDPKGIRAKSIVPYGQSTNPKSPHYLDQAPLYANGQFKPAWFTMDEIRKNTSRSYHPGE from the coding sequence ATGGAACAGCAAACCTATTCTTCTATAAAAAATTACTTCTTGGGGATTGCCTCCTTTTTATTCTATTTCATCAGCCCACTCATTTCAGAAGCCGTCGAGAATCAGTCGACAGAAGTAAAAGCAAAACAAAACGCCAGTGTCTTACTTACACAAAGCCTCGATCGCGCGAAACAACTCGCACAGAAAACGACTATCTACCGAGACACGTACGGCGTGCCACATGTCACAGGACCAACCGATGCCAGTGTGGTCTTTGGTTTTACCTATGCACGTGCAGAAGATGAATTTCAAAAAATCCAAAAAAGCCTGCTTAGCGGAATGGGACGTTCCGCAGAATTAATCGGACCAGGCGGTTTTCCGATGGACCGTCTGATGCGCATCAACGAAGTTCCGAAGCACGCAAAGGCCGAATTTGCAGCCACTGACGATGATTTCAAAACCATTCTGATCGCCTATGCGGATGCGCTCAATTATTACGTCGCGAATCACCCCGAAGAGCAACCTGTACTCATAAGGCGGTTCGAACCGTGGCATCTGCTGGCAGCCAGTCGAACCATGAATCTCGCTTTATTGACCAAGAGTCCAGAATACCGGCATCTGTTAAAAGTGATGAAACAGCAGGCAGACTCCAAAAAGAACAAAACCAAATTGCCAGAACCAAAACCAAAGGAGGAACAAGATGGCTCAAACATGTGGGCCATCGGCCCCAGTCGCAGTGCCACCGGAAACGCAATGCTGCTGATCAATCCTCATATCCCGCTCAACGAAGTCTATGAAGGGCATCTGAACAGCGAAACCGGTTTAAATATTTCAGGTGGTTTCGCATACGGTAGCTTCCTGTTTCCCTTTGCTGGGCACAACGAAAAACTGGGATGGAGTCTGACGGTCAACTATCCGGATATCGTGGATGTCTATGTGGAATCATTTAATCATCCATATGATCCTTTAAAGTATCGTTTTAACGACCAGTGGCTGACAGCGGAAACCTGGAAAGAGACGATTAAAATCAAGCAAACCAATGGAAAATTGATCGAACAAGAGATCACCTGTTTAAAAACTCATCACGGCCCTGTCTTGATTCTGTTTAACAAGAAAGGCTATGCGATTCGCACGGCAATGATTCGTGAGGGAGGCATGCCGCAGCAATTCTATCAAATGGCAAAAGCCAAAAACCGCAATGAATTCCAGGCAGCAGTTTCAAAACGCGCGCTGGTCTTTCACAACATCATGTATGCCGACGTTGAAGGAAACACGTGGTATGTTTACAACTCAGCAACACCCCGACGCGATCCAACGATCGATTGGACCAAACCGGTCCCCGGTAACACATCTGCAACAGAATGGGCGGGCTACCACACACTGCATGAACTACCACAGGTTCTGAACCCGGCATGTGGCTGGATGCAGAACTGTAATTCATCTCCGTTCACGACATGTACAATGAAAGAAAGTCCGCAGCGTAAGAAATACCCTCGCTATTTAGGCCATCGAGACCAGGACAATAACCGAGTCAAAATATCAAAGAAGATCTTGTCCGGGAATGACAAATTTACTTTTAACACTTGGTCTGACGCCGCCTGGGATACTCACGTGAATGAAGCCAACACTTGGATTTCAGGCATGTCGAAAGCTCTCTCATCCATTGAAAGTGAAACCACAAACCAGCGACATGCTCGACTGGCAGAATCCGTTAAGCCATTAGTCAACGAACTCAAATCCTGGGACCAGCAATGCAAACAAGACTCTGTAGCGTCGACACTGTTTCATTTATGGTATGAAAAAATGGGACGAAGAATTCAACAAGTCAAACCAAACGACATCGAAACGCTCGAACTGCTATCTGTAGTAAAACAAGATTTAGAAAACAGGTTTGGTGATTGGCGTATTGAATATGGCGAAGTGTTTCGGCATCAGCGCCCCGGCAGAGCAGGGCAGTTAGCTGGTGACAAAGGAAAGAGCTTTCCTCTTGCCGGAGGTCACCCTCGTGTCGGAATGGTTTTTACACATCTGTCGCGTGAAGTTCCCGGCTCAAAAAAGAGATATGGTTTTCACGGCCATTCCTACGTCAGCGTCATCGAATTCGATCCGAAGGGAATTCGTGCGAAATCGATTGTCCCCTATGGACAAAGCACAAATCCAAAATCACCTCATTACCTGGATCAGGCACCGCTCTATGCAAACGGTCAATTCAAACCGGCCTGGTTTACGATGGATGAAATTCGCAAGAACACCAGCCGATCGTATCATCCGGGAGAATAG
- a CDS encoding AraC family transcriptional regulator, whose protein sequence is MIYEMLSQLDPPFTGEELFDHLSDIVFFIKNERGEYLVVNNTLVDRCNVQDKRQLIGCTAAEVLPAPLGTSFVAQDLSVLQTGQPIVSQLELHIYASGDVGWCLTTKLPLRKRKTGTVVGLVGVSQDLHLPDMTTEAYQHLAAAISYAEEHLAKPPTVDELAEIAEMSHYQLNRRMRHVFGLTAGQWLLKLRIDRARQALRETEASIASIALSVGYSDQSAFTRQFRRTTGISPRDYQKSRDYS, encoded by the coding sequence ATGATTTATGAAATGCTAAGCCAACTTGATCCCCCCTTTACGGGCGAGGAGTTGTTTGATCACTTATCAGACATCGTTTTTTTCATCAAGAACGAGCGGGGGGAGTATTTAGTTGTCAATAACACGCTTGTGGATCGTTGTAACGTTCAAGACAAGCGACAATTAATTGGATGCACTGCAGCCGAGGTACTTCCCGCGCCGCTGGGAACCAGTTTTGTGGCGCAGGACCTGTCGGTATTGCAAACGGGACAGCCGATTGTTTCGCAATTAGAACTGCATATTTATGCTTCAGGAGATGTAGGATGGTGTCTGACGACCAAACTCCCTTTACGAAAACGAAAAACCGGCACTGTCGTGGGATTGGTTGGTGTCTCCCAGGACTTACATTTGCCTGATATGACGACAGAAGCGTATCAGCACCTCGCAGCAGCGATTTCTTATGCTGAAGAACATCTGGCAAAGCCTCCCACAGTGGATGAACTGGCTGAGATTGCTGAAATGTCACACTATCAACTCAACCGACGTATGCGTCATGTTTTTGGTCTGACTGCCGGTCAATGGCTTTTGAAATTGCGCATTGATCGTGCACGACAGGCACTGAGGGAGACCGAGGCATCGATTGCTTCCATCGCGTTGAGTGTGGGTTACTCCGATCAGAGTGCCTTCACGCGTCAGTTTCGTCGTACAACGGGAATATCACCCCGTGACTATCAGAAGTCGAGGGATTACAGCTGA
- a CDS encoding suppressor of fused domain protein, with translation MWNWIKRIFSRETYDEAAAEQWYEEKSNLMEHVLGKEHDMVMHSLIPYAVGGALHGYYYPNGIEGVGIATKDLSTLPRKGSNNDFFDCYELVMFTREKFSFEEALDKSTSFGQIHHHLKAILNVVAPYGAQATLNPAETCEFPEDMEEIGGKCLIFDRYGSFSDSELNSFGMMVVIEVFRREMNYARQKGGNSLIKRLKKAGHYPYSDLDRDSVV, from the coding sequence ATGTGGAACTGGATTAAGAGAATTTTCTCACGCGAAACATATGATGAAGCTGCTGCTGAGCAGTGGTATGAAGAGAAAAGCAATCTGATGGAACATGTATTGGGCAAAGAGCATGACATGGTGATGCATTCTTTGATTCCCTATGCGGTGGGAGGTGCGCTCCATGGGTATTATTATCCAAATGGAATTGAAGGAGTGGGGATTGCTACCAAAGATTTGTCAACTCTGCCTAGAAAAGGTTCCAATAATGATTTTTTTGACTGTTATGAACTTGTGATGTTTACTAGAGAGAAATTTTCTTTTGAAGAGGCGCTTGATAAGAGCACCAGTTTCGGGCAAATACATCATCATCTCAAGGCTATCCTGAATGTGGTTGCCCCCTACGGTGCACAGGCGACGTTAAATCCTGCTGAAACCTGCGAATTTCCAGAGGATATGGAAGAAATCGGGGGAAAATGTTTGATCTTTGATCGCTATGGTTCGTTTTCTGATAGTGAGCTGAATTCTTTTGGTATGATGGTCGTGATTGAGGTATTTCGGAGAGAGATGAACTATGCTCGACAAAAAGGTGGTAACAGCTTGATTAAACGATTAAAAAAGGCGGGCCATTATCCCTATTCGGATTTGGATCGCGATTCGGTTGTTTGA